In Phormidium yuhuli AB48, one genomic interval encodes:
- the atpE gene encoding ATP synthase F0 subunit C, with amino-acid sequence MDTLTAAASVLAAALAVGLAAIGPGIGQGNAAGQALEGIARQPEAEGKIRGTLLLSLAFMEALTIYGLVVALVLLFANPFS; translated from the coding sequence ATGGATACTTTAACGGCTGCTGCCTCTGTTTTAGCTGCTGCTCTCGCGGTAGGACTCGCTGCAATCGGCCCCGGAATTGGTCAAGGTAACGCAGCTGGACAAGCTCTCGAAGGGATTGCTCGTCAACCCGAAGCAGAAGGTAAAATTCGCGGAACCTTGCTGCTGAGCTTGGCATTCATGGAAGCACTAACCATTTATGGTTTGGTGGTTGCTCTGGTGCTGCTGTTCGCTAACCCCTTCTCTTAA
- a CDS encoding F0F1 ATP synthase subunit B' — MHWTIVLATEATQEGGLFSFDATLPLMAVQFMVLVGVLNAVFYKPLSKSLDDRDDYIRTKNQSAQARLKEVQDKQAKYEQELASSRQKAQEIINAARAQANRTADAEIAEAQRQANEEREQAAAEIEQQKQAAFAQIDQQVSALSRQILEKILGSELVQR; from the coding sequence ATGCATTGGACAATCGTACTGGCAACTGAAGCCACTCAAGAGGGCGGATTGTTTTCATTCGACGCCACCTTGCCCCTGATGGCCGTTCAGTTCATGGTTCTCGTCGGGGTTCTCAATGCGGTGTTTTATAAACCGTTGAGTAAATCCCTTGATGACCGAGATGACTATATCCGCACCAAAAATCAGAGCGCCCAGGCCCGTCTGAAAGAGGTTCAAGACAAACAGGCGAAGTACGAGCAAGAACTCGCCTCAAGTCGTCAAAAAGCTCAAGAAATTATTAACGCGGCTCGAGCGCAAGCGAATCGAACCGCTGATGCTGAAATTGCAGAAGCACAGCGTCAAGCGAATGAGGAACGAGAACAGGCAGCTGCTGAGATTGAACAGCAAAAACAAGCTGCTTTTGCTCAGATTGATCAGCAGGTTAGTGCCCTCAGTCGACAAATCCTCGAAAAAATCCTCGGTTCTGAACTCGTCCAACGTTAA
- a CDS encoding F0F1 ATP synthase subunit B: protein METFVWLAEAEGGFAFNPDLLGSNLINLIIVIGVLYYFGRGFLGKILSERRNTIETEIRDAEQKASKAEAELKTAQANLEQAQAQAERILAEAKQRAEAVKTQIQDETRAEIERLKASSAQELQSDESRAMAQLRQRAVELAVEEAQTYLRDRLDAEAQQKIIDRSISLIGGQR from the coding sequence ATGGAGACTTTTGTATGGCTGGCTGAGGCCGAAGGAGGTTTTGCGTTTAACCCAGACCTACTCGGCAGCAACCTGATCAACCTCATCATTGTCATTGGTGTACTGTACTACTTCGGTCGAGGCTTCCTGGGTAAGATTCTCAGTGAACGCCGCAACACCATTGAAACGGAAATTAGAGACGCTGAGCAGAAAGCTAGCAAGGCTGAGGCCGAGCTGAAAACTGCCCAAGCTAATCTAGAACAGGCTCAGGCCCAGGCTGAGCGTATTTTAGCTGAGGCCAAACAACGGGCTGAGGCCGTTAAAACCCAAATTCAGGACGAGACTCGCGCTGAAATTGAACGGTTGAAAGCCTCCTCGGCTCAGGAACTTCAGTCTGATGAAAGCCGTGCTATGGCACAGTTACGTCAACGTGCGGTGGAGTTGGCAGTGGAAGAGGCTCAGACGTACCTGCGCGATCGCCTCGATGCTGAGGCTCAACAGAAGATTATCGATCGCAGCATTAGCCTAATTGGAGGTCAACGATGA
- the atpH gene encoding ATP synthase F1 subunit delta encodes MTGQMATAEIVEPYAKALMAIATEHDLVDAIGDNTAQILDTLKSSEELQQFITNPIIKPATKKAVLTQLFDGQVHDYTSRFLRLLVDRGRILFLQEICSQYQVLLRELKNIALAEVTSAVELSNEQQEQVRDRIKGFTNASDVELEINVDPTLLGGVIIRVGSQVLDVSLRGQLRRLALSLS; translated from the coding sequence ATGACAGGACAAATGGCAACGGCCGAAATTGTTGAGCCTTATGCTAAAGCCTTAATGGCCATCGCCACGGAACATGACCTGGTCGATGCCATCGGCGACAATACGGCTCAAATCCTCGATACTCTTAAGAGTTCTGAGGAATTACAGCAATTTATCACCAACCCCATTATTAAACCGGCGACGAAAAAAGCCGTTTTAACGCAACTGTTTGACGGCCAGGTGCATGACTATACCTCACGGTTCCTACGCCTGCTCGTCGATCGCGGTCGCATTCTCTTCTTACAAGAGATTTGTTCTCAGTATCAGGTCTTATTGCGAGAATTGAAAAACATTGCTCTGGCTGAAGTGACCTCAGCCGTGGAACTCAGCAATGAGCAACAAGAGCAAGTGCGCGATCGCATCAAAGGGTTCACCAACGCCAGTGATGTGGAGTTAGAGATTAACGTCGATCCGACTCTCCTCGGTGGCGTGATTATCCGCGTTGGCTCCCAAGTGCTTGATGTGAGTTTGCGGGGTCAACTGCGTCGTCTAGCTCTGAGCCTCAGTTAA
- the atpA gene encoding F0F1 ATP synthase subunit alpha, with the protein MVAIRPDEISSIIQKQIEDYDQDVKVSNVGTVLQVGDGIARVYGLEQAMAGELLEFEDGTIGIALNLEEDNVGAVLMGEGREIQEGSSVKSTGKIAQVPVGDAMVGRVVDALGRPIDGKGDINTSETRLIESGAPGIIERKSVCEPMQTGITSIDAMIPVGRGQRELIIGDRQTGKTAIAIDTILNQKSEDVICVYVAVGQKASTVAQVIGILEDNGAMDYTIVVAANASDPATLQYLAPYTGASMAEYFMYNGKATLVIYDDLSKQAQAYRQMSLLLRRPPGREAYPGDVFYLHSRLLERAAKLSDELGGGSMTALPIIETQAGDVSAYIPTNVISITDGQIFLSSDLFNSGQRPAVNPGISVSRVGSAAQTKAIKKVAGKMKLELAQFDELEAFSQFASDLDAATRNQLERGKRLRQLLKQPQSSPLPLEEQVAIVYAGVNGLLDEIPVEKVTQFTQGLREYLRSSKPKFGELIRSTKKLEEESESLLKEAIAEYKQTFLVSA; encoded by the coding sequence ATGGTAGCTATCAGACCAGACGAGATTAGCAGCATCATTCAGAAACAGATTGAAGACTATGACCAGGATGTCAAAGTCTCCAATGTGGGAACCGTACTTCAAGTTGGGGACGGAATTGCCCGGGTGTATGGCTTGGAACAAGCCATGGCTGGGGAACTCCTCGAATTTGAAGATGGAACCATTGGCATTGCTCTCAACCTTGAAGAAGACAACGTTGGGGCCGTGTTGATGGGTGAAGGTCGCGAGATCCAAGAAGGATCTTCTGTGAAGTCCACCGGTAAAATTGCCCAGGTTCCCGTCGGGGACGCCATGGTTGGTCGGGTCGTGGATGCTTTGGGTCGTCCCATTGACGGTAAAGGGGACATCAACACCAGCGAAACTCGCCTCATTGAATCCGGCGCACCGGGAATTATTGAGCGGAAATCCGTTTGCGAACCCATGCAAACCGGGATTACCTCGATTGACGCTATGATTCCCGTCGGTCGTGGTCAGCGGGAGTTGATTATTGGTGACCGTCAAACGGGTAAAACCGCGATCGCCATCGACACCATCCTCAACCAGAAGAGCGAGGATGTGATTTGTGTCTATGTGGCGGTGGGTCAAAAAGCCTCCACCGTGGCTCAAGTCATCGGCATTTTGGAAGACAACGGCGCCATGGACTACACCATCGTCGTCGCTGCCAACGCCTCTGACCCCGCCACCCTACAATACTTGGCACCTTACACCGGTGCGAGTATGGCGGAATACTTCATGTACAACGGCAAAGCGACGTTGGTCATCTATGATGACTTGTCGAAACAGGCTCAGGCCTATCGTCAAATGTCCCTGTTGCTGCGTCGTCCCCCCGGTCGTGAAGCGTATCCTGGAGATGTGTTCTATCTCCACTCTCGTCTGTTGGAACGGGCCGCGAAACTCAGCGATGAACTCGGCGGCGGTAGCATGACGGCGTTGCCGATTATTGAAACCCAAGCCGGTGACGTTTCGGCGTACATTCCCACCAACGTCATCTCCATTACCGATGGACAAATCTTCTTGTCCTCTGACCTGTTCAACTCCGGTCAGCGTCCGGCGGTGAACCCGGGTATTTCTGTATCCCGCGTGGGTTCAGCGGCGCAAACCAAAGCCATTAAGAAGGTGGCTGGGAAGATGAAACTGGAATTGGCTCAGTTCGATGAACTTGAGGCCTTCTCCCAGTTCGCCTCTGACTTGGATGCCGCCACCCGCAACCAACTTGAACGGGGTAAACGTCTGCGTCAGTTACTCAAACAGCCTCAAAGTTCTCCTCTGCCCTTGGAAGAACAGGTGGCAATTGTTTACGCTGGGGTCAATGGTCTCCTCGATGAGATTCCCGTAGAGAAGGTAACTCAGTTTACCCAGGGCCTACGGGAATATCTGCGCAGCAGCAAGCCTAAGTTTGGTGAGTTGATTCGCTCGACTAAGAAATTGGAAGAGGAATCGGAAAGTCTCCTCAAAGAGGCGATCGCAGAATATAAACAGACCTTCTTGGTGTCTGCGTAA
- a CDS encoding F0F1 ATP synthase subunit gamma, with the protein MANLKAIRDRIKSVKNTRKITEAMRLVAAARVRRAQEQVLATRPFADALAQVLFGLQNRLQFEDVELPLLQQQEVESVALVVVSGDRGLCGGYNANIIRRAEARAAELKAEGKKVTFILIGRKAIQYFKRREAPITATFANLSQIPTAEEAGQINDETRAIYLSDNVQRVELVYTKFVSLVSSKPVVQTLLPLDPQGLAAQDDEIFRLTSRGGSFEVQREPAPMTAAELPRDMIFEQDPVQILDALLPLYITNQILRALQESAASELAARMTAMNNASDNANDLISDLTRSYNKARQAAITQEILEVVGGAEALG; encoded by the coding sequence ATGGCTAATCTAAAGGCGATTCGCGATCGCATTAAATCTGTTAAAAATACGCGAAAAATTACCGAAGCCATGCGTCTGGTGGCAGCAGCGCGAGTTCGTCGCGCTCAGGAACAAGTCTTGGCCACTCGTCCCTTTGCCGATGCCTTGGCTCAAGTGTTGTTTGGCCTGCAAAACCGGCTGCAATTTGAAGATGTGGAACTGCCTCTGTTGCAACAGCAAGAGGTGGAGTCCGTGGCCCTAGTGGTCGTCTCGGGCGATCGCGGTCTCTGTGGCGGCTACAATGCCAACATTATCCGTCGCGCTGAGGCCCGTGCTGCTGAACTGAAGGCGGAAGGGAAAAAAGTCACCTTCATCCTCATCGGCCGCAAAGCCATTCAATACTTCAAGCGTCGGGAGGCCCCCATCACCGCCACCTTCGCCAACCTCTCGCAAATTCCCACCGCTGAAGAAGCGGGACAAATCAACGACGAAACCCGCGCCATCTATCTCTCGGATAATGTGCAACGGGTGGAGTTGGTCTATACCAAGTTTGTCTCCCTGGTGAGTTCTAAGCCTGTGGTGCAAACCCTGCTTCCCCTCGATCCTCAAGGCTTAGCCGCCCAGGATGACGAGATTTTCCGCCTCACCAGTCGCGGTGGCAGTTTTGAGGTTCAGCGCGAACCGGCCCCCATGACGGCGGCGGAATTGCCCCGAGATATGATTTTTGAGCAAGACCCGGTGCAAATTCTCGATGCCTTGCTCCCCCTTTATATCACGAACCAGATTCTTCGGGCCCTACAAGAATCGGCGGCGAGTGAGTTAGCCGCACGGATGACGGCGATGAACAACGCCAGCGACAACGCCAATGACCTCATCTCTGACTTGACTCGCTCCTACAACAAAGCGCGTCAGGCAGCTATTACGCAAGAAATTCTTGAAGTAGTCGGCGGTGCCGAAGCGTTGGGTTAA
- a CDS encoding DUF1350 family protein: MSDRPMAQRVPAWQDVTGSSVLIPNRPKGIIHFIGGAFVATAPKYTYRFLLEYLASQGYLVIATPLINTLNHKEMAQEALNRFEQTCDRLYATGQLRKRGLPVYGVGHSLGCKLHLLISSLFSVKRAGNVLMAYNNYPARRSIPFVEQLSLLTEVEFTPSPEQTQDLIANHYGVRRNLLIKFQDDTIDQSLILRPLLEGMFPDWVSFRLLKGTHLTPIAQDIPWEVGQSFSPLDAMAQWVKQGLSRDLKSLTREVAFWLDPTTRL; this comes from the coding sequence ATGAGCGATCGCCCTATGGCTCAACGGGTTCCGGCTTGGCAAGATGTGACGGGAAGTTCAGTCCTCATTCCCAATCGTCCAAAGGGAATCATTCACTTTATCGGTGGGGCCTTTGTGGCCACCGCCCCCAAATACACCTATCGTTTTTTATTGGAGTATTTGGCCAGTCAGGGCTATTTGGTAATTGCCACACCTTTAATTAATACCCTCAATCATAAAGAGATGGCCCAGGAGGCTCTGAATCGTTTTGAGCAAACCTGCGATCGCCTCTACGCTACCGGTCAACTTCGCAAACGGGGATTACCTGTTTATGGGGTTGGCCATAGTCTCGGCTGTAAACTCCATCTCCTCATCAGCAGTCTTTTTAGCGTCAAACGGGCCGGGAATGTCTTGATGGCCTACAACAATTACCCGGCCCGGCGTTCGATTCCCTTTGTTGAGCAACTTTCTCTACTGACGGAGGTGGAATTTACCCCATCCCCAGAACAAACCCAAGACCTCATCGCTAACCACTATGGAGTCCGCCGTAATCTTCTGATTAAGTTCCAAGATGACACCATTGATCAAAGTTTGATTCTACGTCCACTGTTAGAGGGAATGTTTCCCGATTGGGTCAGTTTTCGACTTCTCAAGGGCACTCATCTCACTCCCATTGCTCAGGACATTCCCTGGGAGGTCGGACAATCCTTTTCTCCCCTCGATGCAATGGCTCAATGGGTGAAACAGGGACTGTCTCGGGATTTGAAGAGTCTTACCCGAGAGGTGGCCTTCTGGCTTGACCCGACTACAAGGCTTTAG
- a CDS encoding NF038130 family PEP-CTERM protein, with amino-acid sequence MSGLLHKTLIGSSFIGITVLAGSPAMAGSLTNISLTGQALFYEQVGSSTVRTDNPDLAVLLQGDINNPGGHIELSGTDRHSGAANFRSATTLSGTLNGEAISVSSLTQADWLTSYGGYNTFAQKWLTEAWDVPGFSSFIGQKVPALAGIDHISSLNSSQWSGVVLGFVTLAAFQNDGASRFSDPNVNYVRLENNGDVAVGLAGHLNHSTGLNMSEVVRVDYGGQTHFLYQMGQALESGLVNDQGQGADGVSHTGLYHLTIPGNRPGEPIPEPSTVLGLLSIAGLGLMKRRQS; translated from the coding sequence ATGTCTGGATTACTTCATAAAACCCTAATCGGTAGCTCTTTTATTGGGATAACGGTTCTGGCCGGCTCCCCAGCGATGGCGGGGAGTCTAACGAATATCTCTCTGACTGGACAGGCACTTTTCTATGAACAGGTGGGTTCCTCCACGGTTCGCACAGATAATCCTGATTTAGCTGTCCTACTACAAGGGGATATCAACAACCCGGGTGGCCACATCGAACTGTCTGGAACCGATCGCCACTCCGGTGCGGCTAACTTTCGCTCAGCTACAACCCTCTCGGGAACCTTAAATGGTGAGGCAATTTCTGTGAGTAGTCTCACTCAGGCAGATTGGTTAACCTCTTATGGTGGCTACAATACCTTTGCCCAGAAATGGCTGACTGAAGCTTGGGATGTTCCTGGCTTTTCTAGTTTCATTGGTCAAAAAGTCCCAGCGTTAGCTGGAATTGACCATATCAGCAGCTTGAATAGTTCCCAGTGGTCAGGGGTTGTCCTTGGCTTTGTTACCCTGGCTGCTTTTCAGAATGATGGGGCTTCTCGCTTTAGTGATCCTAACGTCAACTATGTACGCCTTGAAAACAATGGTGATGTGGCAGTGGGCTTAGCGGGTCACCTCAATCACTCCACGGGGCTGAATATGAGTGAAGTTGTGCGAGTGGACTACGGGGGTCAGACGCACTTCCTCTATCAAATGGGACAAGCTCTGGAATCTGGGTTGGTTAATGATCAAGGCCAAGGTGCTGATGGTGTGTCTCACACAGGCTTATATCACCTGACAATTCCTGGTAATCGTCCTGGTGAGCCGATTCCTGAACCCTCGACTGTCTTGGGACTATTGAGTATTGCTGGACTGGGCTTGATGAAACGCCGTCAGTCTTAG
- a CDS encoding LL-diaminopimelate aminotransferase, with protein MVHFAQRLSSLRSNVFADMDRAKAAARQAGREIIDLSLGSSDLPTADFILREIERSLWDRKTHQYLLFHGTQAFREAAADWYQRRYQIEVNPETEVLPLVGSQEGTAHLPLALLNPGDYALLLDPGYPSHYGGVALAGGEIHRLPLRAERGFLPDFDEVPPQVCDRARMMVLNYPHNPTTATASITFFKEALTFCDKYNMALVHDFPYGDLVFNGERPPSILQADVEKRRSIEFFTLSKSYNMGGFRVGYAIGNSELILALRQVKAAVDFNQYQGIFRGAIAALKSDETAVQGTVDCFRERRDVFIAAMQGIGWAVPTPKATMYVWAQLPEPWRGNSIGFCEALVQETGVAASPGVGFGESGEGYVRFALVRSPQVLTTAVERISVFLRKS; from the coding sequence ATGGTTCACTTCGCTCAACGCCTAAGCTCGCTCCGTTCTAATGTTTTTGCGGATATGGATCGGGCCAAGGCGGCGGCCCGCCAGGCTGGACGAGAGATTATTGATTTATCTTTGGGTTCGTCGGATTTACCGACGGCGGATTTTATTTTGCGGGAGATTGAGCGATCGCTCTGGGATCGTAAAACTCATCAATATCTCCTTTTCCACGGAACTCAGGCCTTCCGTGAGGCGGCGGCGGACTGGTATCAACGACGTTATCAGATTGAGGTTAACCCGGAAACGGAGGTCTTACCCCTGGTGGGGTCTCAGGAGGGAACGGCTCATCTCCCTCTGGCTTTGTTGAATCCTGGGGATTATGCGTTGCTTCTCGACCCAGGTTATCCCTCTCATTATGGTGGGGTGGCGTTAGCGGGAGGCGAGATTCATCGGCTCCCCTTGCGAGCTGAACGAGGATTTTTGCCTGATTTTGACGAGGTTCCCCCCCAGGTGTGCGATCGCGCCCGCATGATGGTGTTGAATTATCCCCATAATCCCACCACGGCGACGGCTTCTATTACGTTTTTTAAAGAAGCCTTGACCTTTTGCGATAAATATAATATGGCTCTCGTTCATGATTTCCCCTACGGGGATTTAGTCTTTAACGGTGAGCGTCCTCCCTCGATTCTGCAAGCCGATGTTGAGAAACGGCGCAGTATTGAGTTTTTTACCCTCTCGAAATCTTACAATATGGGAGGATTTCGGGTAGGCTATGCCATCGGGAACTCCGAGTTGATTTTAGCCTTGCGCCAGGTGAAGGCGGCGGTGGACTTTAATCAGTATCAAGGGATTTTCCGGGGGGCGATCGCCGCCCTCAAGAGTGACGAGACAGCGGTTCAAGGGACTGTTGACTGTTTCCGAGAGCGTCGAGATGTGTTTATCGCGGCGATGCAGGGGATTGGCTGGGCTGTCCCGACTCCGAAAGCAACCATGTATGTCTGGGCCCAACTCCCTGAACCCTGGCGGGGGAACTCCATCGGCTTTTGTGAAGCCTTAGTGCAAGAGACGGGGGTGGCGGCCTCTCCAGGAGTGGGTTTTGGGGAGAGTGGCGAGGGCTATGTTCGCTTTGCTTTGGTGCGATCGCCCCAAGTGCTGACAACAGCGGTTGAGCGAATTTCTGTGTTTTTACGAAAATCCTGA
- a CDS encoding thioredoxin family protein encodes MSQPVTINDSQFQADVLEANQPVLAYFWAAWCGPCRLVSPSIDWAAQTYSDRLKIVKLEVDANPESVKRCKVEGVPALRFYRQGELIESKEGAITRSQLQELLESLLAA; translated from the coding sequence ATGAGTCAACCGGTTACGATTAATGATTCTCAGTTCCAGGCGGACGTGTTGGAGGCAAACCAACCGGTCTTAGCTTATTTTTGGGCCGCTTGGTGTGGCCCCTGTCGCTTGGTTTCCCCTTCGATTGACTGGGCCGCGCAGACCTATAGCGATCGCCTCAAGATTGTTAAGTTGGAGGTGGATGCGAATCCGGAGTCTGTCAAACGCTGCAAGGTCGAAGGAGTCCCGGCGTTACGCTTCTATCGCCAAGGTGAGCTGATTGAGTCTAAGGAAGGGGCGATTACGCGATCGCAACTTCAAGAGCTATTAGAGTCTCTTTTAGCCGCTTAA
- a CDS encoding PspA/IM30 family protein, with the protein MGLFDRISRVVRANVNDMVSKAEDPEKILEQAIIDMQEDLVQLRQAVAKAIAQQKRTQQQYNQAQTNANQWQSRAQLALQKGDESLAREALQRKKSHAETAATLKAQYDGQSGQVETLKRSLMQLESKISEAKTKKNMLKARMQSAKAQEQLQNSLGSLNSSGAMGAFERMEEKVLEAEATSQASEELLGADLESQFAQLESGSDVDDELAAMKAQLSGGSKPAGALPQGQAPAADAEVDDELEKLRAELDNL; encoded by the coding sequence ATGGGATTATTCGATCGCATCAGCCGCGTCGTTCGCGCCAATGTCAATGACATGGTCAGTAAGGCTGAAGATCCAGAAAAGATTTTAGAACAGGCGATTATTGATATGCAGGAAGACTTGGTGCAGTTGCGCCAAGCTGTTGCGAAGGCGATCGCCCAACAAAAGCGAACTCAACAGCAGTACAATCAGGCTCAGACTAATGCCAATCAATGGCAAAGTCGCGCTCAATTAGCGTTGCAAAAAGGGGATGAGAGTCTGGCGCGGGAAGCTCTGCAACGGAAGAAGTCCCATGCTGAAACGGCGGCGACGCTCAAGGCTCAGTATGATGGCCAGTCAGGCCAGGTGGAGACTCTCAAACGCAGCCTGATGCAGCTGGAGAGCAAGATTTCTGAGGCGAAAACGAAGAAAAATATGCTCAAGGCTCGGATGCAGTCGGCCAAGGCCCAAGAGCAATTGCAAAATAGCCTCGGTTCTCTCAATAGTAGTGGGGCGATGGGTGCGTTTGAGCGCATGGAAGAGAAAGTCCTGGAAGCGGAAGCTACGTCTCAAGCGTCTGAGGAACTCCTGGGAGCGGATTTGGAAAGCCAGTTTGCTCAGTTGGAGTCGGGAAGTGATGTGGATGATGAGTTGGCGGCCATGAAGGCTCAACTATCCGGTGGCTCGAAGCCGGCTGGGGCCCTTCCCCAGGGCCAAGCTCCCGCTGCTGATGCAGAGGTGGATGATGAGCTGGAGAAACTCCGGGCTGAACTGGATAATCTCTAG
- a CDS encoding DciA family protein, translating to MSFESLDQILRSISPLVAAPEQDPFEQLLILWPDLVGPKAARFSRPTRLFQGILQVATANAVWAQQLTFQRRQLLNRLNSQLDEPLQDIRLSPRLWHQDSQIPETSPEYQLSDHPSIWRPLAKPSLAPHSTETAPPSMTPQLAFEALLQKLAARTHESPICPVCHCPTPIGELNRWSVCAVCAVSSLEIRRPS from the coding sequence ATGAGTTTTGAATCCCTCGATCAGATTTTACGATCTATCTCTCCTCTAGTTGCCGCTCCTGAACAAGACCCATTCGAGCAACTCCTTATCCTTTGGCCGGATCTCGTTGGCCCCAAAGCCGCTCGCTTCAGTCGTCCGACTCGTTTGTTCCAAGGCATTCTACAGGTGGCTACTGCTAATGCTGTCTGGGCCCAACAGTTGACCTTTCAAAGACGCCAATTACTCAATCGCCTCAATTCCCAGTTAGACGAACCCCTACAGGACATCCGACTTTCACCCCGGTTATGGCATCAAGACTCTCAAATTCCTGAAACTTCACCCGAGTACCAACTCTCAGACCATCCCAGTATTTGGCGTCCCCTAGCCAAGCCGTCTTTAGCTCCCCACTCGACCGAAACAGCTCCCCCGTCCATGACCCCTCAACTGGCATTTGAAGCGTTGTTACAAAAACTCGCCGCTCGCACTCATGAGTCGCCCATCTGTCCAGTTTGCCACTGTCCAACTCCCATCGGTGAACTAAACCGCTGGTCTGTTTGTGCCGTTTGTGCCGTGTCCTCCTTAGAAATACGGAGGCCATCCTAG
- the menB gene encoding 1,4-dihydroxy-2-naphthoyl-CoA synthase, with product MDITWQTAKTYEDILYHKGDGIAKITINRPHKRNAFRPQTVVELYDAFADAREDTRIGVVLLTGAGPHTDGKYAFCSGGDQSVRGKAGYLDEAGVPRLNVLDLQRLIRSMPKVVIALVAGYAIGGGHVLHVVCDLTIAADNAIFGQTGPKVGSFDGGFGASYLSRSVGQKKAREIWFLCRQYDAQQALDMGLVNTVVPVEELEAEGVRWAEEILQKSPIAIRCLKAAFNADCDGQAGLQELAGNATLLYYMTEEGVEGKQAFLEKRAPDFRQYPWLP from the coding sequence ATGGATATCACCTGGCAAACGGCAAAAACCTACGAGGATATTCTCTACCACAAAGGGGATGGGATTGCCAAAATCACCATCAACCGTCCCCACAAACGCAACGCCTTTCGTCCGCAAACCGTTGTTGAACTCTATGATGCCTTTGCGGATGCTCGGGAAGATACCCGTATTGGGGTGGTGTTACTCACGGGAGCGGGTCCCCATACTGATGGCAAATATGCCTTTTGTTCCGGTGGCGATCAAAGTGTTCGAGGAAAAGCCGGCTATCTGGACGAAGCGGGGGTTCCTCGCCTCAATGTCTTGGATTTGCAGCGGCTGATTCGCTCCATGCCTAAAGTCGTGATTGCTCTCGTAGCCGGCTATGCCATTGGTGGGGGCCATGTGCTCCATGTGGTGTGCGACCTCACCATCGCGGCGGACAATGCTATTTTTGGGCAAACGGGACCGAAAGTGGGCAGTTTTGATGGTGGTTTTGGGGCCAGCTATCTCTCCCGCAGTGTGGGGCAGAAGAAAGCCCGGGAAATTTGGTTCCTCTGTCGCCAATATGATGCACAACAGGCCCTAGACATGGGATTGGTGAATACCGTTGTTCCGGTGGAGGAGTTGGAGGCTGAGGGAGTCCGTTGGGCCGAGGAAATCCTGCAAAAAAGCCCCATTGCTATCCGTTGTCTGAAAGCGGCGTTCAATGCCGATTGTGACGGCCAAGCCGGGTTACAAGAATTGGCGGGAAATGCTACGCTTTTGTATTATATGACTGAAGAAGGTGTCGAGGGAAAACAAGCCTTTTTAGAAAAGCGGGCCCCTGATTTTCGGCAGTACCCCTGGCTTCCTTAG